One genomic window of Sphingobacterium oryzagri includes the following:
- a CDS encoding YdcF family protein translates to MGNLLKAIILTLVLSCSQLTQAQDYFHDKTPQDWVIAKNYYASYILSQDSLLLTAILADDPTFQQLLTVRQQRYTASAGCKELACMLHAFKWSNAEIDALTAAFLRRLAKDKKLTALLQEKLMPSHTYGVSTGMTIAAYFEKALRQDCKAMNDVIDVYAGGVKPNYPAIDSISFNTRDPRYLTLLQDVRQDVRTDVKRTDRAFYVTLLSAVRLLEINERWDAAQLEPLISQENKAAYEAIAQTNFANYPYSLLLTLGAGPEVYDQPISPGGMLRSRMAARSYFEGLAPFIIVSGGRVHPYKTPYIEALEMKKYLMNVLHVPEKAILIDPHARHTTTNLRNTARIMLQYGFPKDKFAIINSSVSHINAVEKMAPRCMRELGYVPYELGKRVSEVIVEFKPKIESLTIDPDEPLDP, encoded by the coding sequence ATGGGCAATTTGCTAAAAGCAATAATCCTGACGCTTGTGCTCAGCTGTTCGCAGCTGACGCAAGCGCAGGATTATTTTCACGATAAGACCCCGCAAGATTGGGTTATCGCCAAAAACTATTACGCGAGCTATATCTTGAGCCAAGACAGCTTGTTGCTAACAGCGATCCTGGCCGACGATCCAACGTTTCAACAACTTTTAACCGTGCGGCAACAACGGTATACCGCAAGTGCCGGATGTAAGGAGCTCGCTTGTATGCTGCATGCTTTTAAGTGGAGCAACGCAGAAATCGACGCACTAACAGCTGCTTTTTTACGCCGACTCGCGAAGGATAAAAAGTTAACTGCTTTATTGCAGGAGAAGCTGATGCCGAGCCACACTTACGGCGTTTCCACGGGAATGACAATAGCGGCATATTTCGAAAAAGCCCTTCGGCAAGATTGTAAAGCGATGAATGATGTAATCGATGTCTATGCTGGCGGCGTTAAGCCAAACTACCCAGCGATTGATTCCATTTCGTTCAACACTCGAGATCCGCGTTATCTAACCTTATTGCAAGATGTTCGGCAAGACGTACGGACCGATGTTAAGCGCACAGATCGGGCTTTTTACGTAACGCTTTTATCTGCCGTTCGTCTGCTGGAGATCAATGAACGCTGGGATGCTGCGCAGCTTGAGCCCTTGATATCGCAAGAAAACAAGGCGGCTTATGAAGCGATTGCGCAAACGAATTTTGCTAATTACCCGTATAGTTTGCTGCTTACGCTAGGCGCAGGGCCAGAGGTTTACGACCAGCCGATTAGTCCTGGAGGTATGTTGCGTAGCCGCATGGCAGCAAGAAGTTACTTTGAAGGTTTGGCGCCATTTATCATCGTTTCTGGTGGTCGCGTGCATCCCTACAAAACGCCTTATATTGAGGCGTTGGAAATGAAAAAGTATTTGATGAATGTGCTGCATGTTCCTGAAAAGGCAATACTAATCGATCCACATGCGAGGCATACTACTACGAACCTGCGCAATACAGCACGGATTATGCTGCAATATGGCTTTCCGAAAGATAAGTTTGCCATCATTAACAGTAGTGTTTCCCATATTAACGCCGTAGAAAAGATGGCGCCACGCTGTATGCGGGAGCTTGGTTACGTGCCTTACGAACTCGGCAAACGCGTTAGTGAGGTAATCGTGGAGTTCAAGCCAAAAATCGAATCGCTCACGATAGATCCAGATGAACCGTTAGATCCATAA